The proteins below are encoded in one region of Macaca nemestrina isolate mMacNem1 chromosome 10, mMacNem.hap1, whole genome shotgun sequence:
- the LOC105483756 gene encoding POC1 centriolar protein homolog B isoform X1, translated as MASATEDPVLERYFKGHKAAITSLDFSPNGKQLGAGRARELGSRRLSDLQKNTEDLSRPLYKKPPADSHAPGEWGKASKLQLNEGELKQQEELIERYAINIYLSDRISLHRHIEDKRMYECKSQKFNYRTLPTTSVIIAFYNEAWSTLLRTIHSVLETSPAVLLKEIILVDDLSDRVYLKTQLESYISNLDRVRLIRTNKREGLVRARLIGATFATGDVLTFLDCHCECNSGWLEPLLERIGRDETAIVCPVIDTIDWNTFEFYMQTGEPMIGGFDWRLTFQWHSVPKHERDRRISRIDPIRSPTMAGGLFAVSKKYFQYLGTYDTGMEVWGGENLELSFRVWQCGGKLEIHPCSHVGHVFPKRAPYARPNFLQNTARVAEVWMDEYKEHFYNRNPPARKEAYGDISERKLLRERLRCKSFDWYLKNVFPNLHVPEDRPGWHGAIRSRGISSECLDYNSPDNNPTGANLSLFGCHGQGGNQFFEYTSNKEIRFNSVTELCAEVPEQKNYVGMQNCPKDGFLVPANIIWHFKEDGTIFHPHSGLCLSAYRTPEGRPDVQMRTCDALDKNQIWSFEK; from the exons ATGGCCTCAGCCACG GAGGACCCCGTTCTGGAGCGTTATTTCAAAGGCCACAAAGCTGCGATCACCTCCTTGGACTTCAGCCCCAACGGCAAGCAACTCG GAGCCGGCCGTGCCAGGGAGCTGGGGTCAAGAAGGCTCTCAGACCTCCAGAAAAATACAGAGGATTTGTCTCGACCGCTTTATAAGAAGCCCCCTGCAGATTCCCATGCACCTGGggagtgggggaaagccagcaaACTCCAACTCAACGAGGGTGAACTGAAGCAGCAAGAAGAACTCATTGAGAGATATGCCATCAATATTTACCTCAGTGACAGAATTTCCCTGCATCGACACATAGAGGATAAAAGAATGTATGAGTGTAAGTCCCAGAAGTTCAACTATAGGACACTTCCTACCACCTCTGTTATCATTGCTTTCTATAATGAAGCCTGGTCGACTTTGCTCCGTACTATTCACAGTGTTTTAGAAACTTCTCCTGCGGTCCTTTTGAAAGAGATCATCTTGGTGGATGACTTGAGTGACAGAGTTTATTTGAAGACGCAACTTGAAAGTTACATCAGCAATCTTGATAGAGTACGCTTGATTAGGACCAATAAGCGAGAGGGGCTGGTTAGGGCCCGTCTGATTGGGGCCACTTTCGCCACTGGGGACGTCCTCACTTTCCTGGATTGTCACTGTGAGTGTAATTCCGGTTGGCTGGAACCGCTTTTGGAAAGGATTGGGAGAGATGAAACAGCAATTGTGTGTCCTGTTATAGACACAATTGATTGGAATACTTTTGAATTCTATATGCAGACAGGGGAGCCCATGATTGGTGGGTTTGACTGGCGTTTAACATTTCAGTGGCATTCTGTCCCCAAACACGAAAGGGACAGGCGGATATCAAGAATTGACCCCATCAGATCACCCACCATGGCTGGAGGACTGTTTGCTGTCAGCAAGAAATATTTTCAGTACCTTGGAACATATGACACAGGAATGGAAGTGTGGGGAGGTGAAAACCTTGAACTGTCTTTCAGGGTGTGGCAGTGTGGTGGCAAATTGGAGATCCACCCGTGTTCCCACGTGGGCCATGTGTTCCCCAAGCGGGCACCGTATGCTCGCCCCAATTTCCTACAGAATACTGCTCGGGTAGCAGAAGTTTGGATGGATGAGTACAAAGAGCACTTCTACAATAGAAACCCTCCAGCAAGAAAAGAAGCTTATGGTgatatttctgaaagaaaattacTACGAGAGCGGCTGAGATGCAAGAGCTTTGACTGGTATTTGAAAAACGTGTTTCCTAATTTACATGTTCCAGAGGATAGGCCAGGCTGGCATGGGGCTATTCGCAGTAGAGGGATCTCTTCTGAATGTTTAGATTATAATTCTCCTGACAACAACCCCACAGGTGCTAACCTTTCACTGTTTGGATGCCATGGTCAAGGAGGCAATCAATTCTTTGAATATACTTCAAACAAAGAAataaggtttaattctgtgacaGAGTTATGTGCAGAGGTTCCTGAGCAAAAAAATTATGTAGGAATGCAAAATTGTCCCAAAGATGGGTTCCTTGTACCAGCAAACATTATTTGGCATTTTAAAGAAGATGGAACTATTTTTCACCCACACTCAGGACTGTGTCTTAGTGCTTATCGGACACCGGAGGGCCGACCTGATGTACAAATGAGAACTTGTGATGCTCTAGATAAAAATCAAATTTGGAGTTTTGAGAAATAG